The Pontibacter korlensis sequence AACGATGTTTCTCATAAGGAATCAATGGCTTTATTATACTGCGCAACAGTACGAGCTAAATCAAAATATTTTTTACCAATTGATCTAGCTTCTGCTTTCATATTAACCAAGTTATTTTGATAGGTTTTACAGAGCCATTGGGCGGCACTTTTTAAACTCTGCTCAGACATATCTTCCATCATAAAGGCTGCAGCTGAGTTGTTTAGATATCTTTCCGTATCGCCTATACTTTTAGTGGCAATAACAGGTAACCCACTCAGGAGATATTCACTAAGCTTTATAGGAGCCACTGCAAGCATAGAAAAAGAAGGGACCCTTAGTGCGAGTCCAAAATCAGCAGCTTGCAAATATCCTGGCACCTCCTGCGCTTTGACATTGAACACTTCTATTTTATTCTTTATCTCAGGTAACTGACTAATTAAATCTAAAGCATATTTTACATTACCCGTAAGAATTGTAAGCCCGGCACCCGGGTGCTCCTTAAGCACTAGCTTGAATATCAGTAGCATTTCGTGCAGGCAATATTGAGGCCCCATAGAACCTGCATAGATTAATTTGGGTCCGGCAAATTTCTTGTTTTGTAGTACTGAAGTTCTAAACTGAGGCTCTTCTTCTAATTTCTTACCGTTGGTGATGACATGTATTAAATTTTTTTTGAATCCAGCTCCGGCCCTAGAAGCAAGTATTTCCTTCGCAGCATAAGATCTTGTTAAAACGGCGTCTGATTTACGCAGCGCTAAAAACTCAATGTCTCTGTATATTCTATATTTTAAACTCTCTGCATCCCATCCTCCAAAATCCACTCGTTCATCCTGTGGTAGTCCATCTGCATCATATAAAAATTTAACCTGTTTTAAATTCTTGATAGCCCTTAAACATATAGCAGCTGATGTAGTTGCCCTAGGCATAACAACATCTATCCCATTTTTTATTATATACTCTTTGACAACACGGCTATTAAGGAAGATCGCTTTTAAAACTCCCAATGCGGCAGGCTTGCGTGTTATCCCCACAGATGTAAACTTGACGCCTTTAGACTCGCATAGTTTTTTTGTTTGCTCTATTTTATCCTTATCTCCCCATGTATATTGAATAATATGGAACTTATGGCCAGCTTTGGATGCTATTCCCTCAAATATTGGCAAAAACAAACCTTCGATATAGGTTACTTCCGGTCCGTTCCAGGTAACAAAGAGAATATTCATCGTGCTATCTTTTTTGATTTTAGCGACTCTATATAAAGCCTCTCTACTTCTTCAACATACCTTTCAGCACTGAATTCTTTTAAAGCTCTTTCTCTTCCAGACAAACCAAATTTGTTTGCTAGCGATGGGTTGCTTATGAGACTACTCAATGCTGCTGAAAGTTGTTGGGGGGAACATGGATCTATAAGAATCCCAGAACTATTATCTTCCACAACAAATTCTAACCCACCTACTCTTGTAGCAATTACCGGGAGAGAATGTAACATAGCCTCAACCGCTACAAGACCAAAACCTTCAGCTCCAGAAACTATGGTAAAAATATCCATCAATGAGTAAAATAGAGCAGTCTCTGGCTGAAACCCTACCATTATCAACTGCTCTTCCAAGCCAAGCTCTTTTGCAAGATTTATGAGTGATGATGTATCCGGTCCTTCACCTACAATCAGAACTTTTATATCTTTTCGATCTAAAATTTTTACAGCTTTGAGAATATCAGAAAATCTTTTTATACTATCATATACTCTCCCTACACTGCCTATAACTATATCAGTGCTACTTATTCCTAGATGACTCTTAAGATTTGCTATTTCATAATCAGAAGATCTTCTTACATCGCTTATTCCATTGTTTATTAACTTGAGTTTGCCATCAGGAACCCCTGCTTGTGTATTAAGGTAATTATATACATTTGGTGATACAGCAACTACGTAGTCAGCAAATTTCAAGAGAGTCTTTAATAAATATGTAGCTTTCTTAGATCTATTCTTAGGAAATGAAGTTTCCTCTGCAATGCGTACAGGGACCTTACCAATTGTGCCTGCAATCGTAGCCATGCTTATCCCTTCGAAAATAGCTCCATGTATTATGTCTGGTTGGTATTTTTTTATTATCCCAAGCGCAGCTTTTAACTTCCCAGGTTGTAAGGGATATTTAAATTGCCCGATTTCAATAATCTCAACACCCAACTCTCTAAATTCTTTTGGTAGATTATTTATTGCCTTCGTGCAAATAATCTTATGATCAAATATGCTGCTATCAAGGCCTTTTATTATACTCAACCTACGACGTTCAACCCCGCCAGAACCTATCGTTTCTATACAATGTAAAATTTTTATCTTCTCCACTAGCTGATGTATAGTTGATTGAGTTCATGAATATATGCATTTGGTGAAAACATACTTTTCACTTTAGTCTTAGCTCTTTGAGTGATATTATTATATTCTAAATCAGATAGTTGAATAGCTTGCTCCATTTTAGCAACCAATTCATCCCTATTCCTTGGATCGAATAAAAAGCCCTCTTTTTTGTCGGTAATAAACTCGGGAATACCTCCCGAATTGGTACTTATTGTTAGAACATTACACTGGATAGCTTCTACACAGGCTAATCCAAACCCTTCATAAAGAGAAGGCAAAACAAAAAATCGGCTTCCTGTAAGATATGGCGTAGGATCAGAAATATATCCATGGAAATGAACATAACTGCTCAAACCTAAAGCATTACATAAATCTTGTAGTTCTTCTTTAAGTGAACCATTACCTAATATAAAAAGCTCTGCATCAGGATATTTGGCAACTATTCTACTAAAAGCTTTAACCAAGATAGAAATATTTTTAACAGGCTCTAGCCTTGCTACAGTTATAAACCTCAATTTGTCTGCAGCAGTACCGTACTCTTGCTTGCCGTTACTATCTTCAATGGGATTATAAATCATCCAAAGTTTTTTACGAGGTACTTCTCCTGATGACAGAAGATAATCTTCTACCGCTTTCGAAATAGCAATGACAGCATTTGCAAATTTATATACAGTCCTGAATACTAATCTAGCTTTTAAGCTGTGATTTGGAATCCCAATTTCTTCACAAATTATCTTCTTCACGCCGGTTAGCCTTGCAGCAATAGTTGCATGAAAGTTAGCTTCGGCACCTGCTGCATGAACTACATCCGGCTTTTCTTCTTTAAAAAGCCTAACCAGCAATTTAATCGCTTCGAAAGAAGGAATTGTAGCTTTCTTCAATCCAAGAGCGATACTACTGTACCCATACTCTGCAATTGCTTTTTGGGTATATCCCCCATTGCATAAGGAAACGAACATTAATTCATGCGTTTTATCATAATATTTTGCATGAAGCTCAAATACTTTTTCTATCCCGCCAAAATCTAGAGAAGTTGTTACTCTTATAATTTTCATATCATGCTTATTATCCAAAGTCAGCCGTTCATAGATAGTTAGCCTTTATGACTATACAACAGGTTAACAAGCTTTCTAGCCTGCGCTCGTCTAGACCACTTCAGAGTTTCCGGAATAATATTATCTCCTTTATTACTTTTACTTATTGTATCTTTATTTTCAAGAACTTTTAATACTTCTTCGCTTTGATCAGCAAATGACACATAAGGTATATCTTTCAATATATCATAAACTACATCCTCATCATTCTCCACTACCAGAATCGGTACCCTCAACGCTATATAATCAAAAGTCTTTGCAGGAATTGCAATCGTGTCTTTGCTCAGCAGCAGTAGTAATAAGCTGGAGTTAGCCGCAGCTTGTAGAACTTCAAGCCTCGCAGTTTGTGGGTGTACCTTTATTACTCCAGGAAATGAACTTTTAAATAAATCTAACCTTGGAAGCTCAGATTTATTTAACCCGAAGAAATTGATCTCGAGTTGTACATCAGAATGCTTTTCCAGGTAAACCCTTACGCCATTAAGAAAAATCTCTAGCTTTTGATAATTGTAAAGCGTCCCCAAATAAGTAATCACCATTTTATCTTTAGGTGTAGAACGTTTTATTGTTTTAAAGTCTTCTTCAATAAACCCATTATAGACAACAGCTATTTCTCTTTCAGGAAATAGCCTTAATAAGTCTGTTCTATAAGAGGGCGAGGCCGTTGTAATTAATGCCGCAGACTGAACAATTGGGCGTTCAAATACAGAGTAAAAGCGACTTAATAACCGTTTACTGAGGCCGGCTTTTTTGTATGTAACATTAGTAGACCACCCATCTCTATAATCTGCCATCCACGGAATACCAGTTCTTTTACTAAGTGCTTGTGCGACCTTAAATAATTCAAATGGGCCTCCCGAGGCAATAATGTAATCAATTCTACAATGTGCACATACTTCCAAGCCCTTTTTGTAGACAGTGTAATAAGGTGACTTTGAGAAAAACAGATAATCATTTAACCCATCTGTAATCACTTTAAACTTTGATAGTTGATTACTTTTCCTCTTGTTAACATGAACAGAGTAAATATTTTTCCCCACTGATTTCTCATTTAATGTTAATATAACAGGTTCTATACCAAATTCCGGGAAATACCTATACCAACTTTCAGATCGAAAGGAAGATACCTTATTTGAGGGAGGGAAATGTTCTGTTATAATCAGAATATTCATTACAGATTTTAGTATGGTGCTTACACCAATAAAAGGTGATTCAAATACTACATATGTTCAGGTTAGTGCGTTACCAATAACCGTATCACGATTATCTAAAATGGTTTGCCAAAACAGATAACAAGGCCGGACAATTCCAGTCTGACAACTCAGCCTTTATCCTTGATCAGGGTATTGAGCAGTAAATTAGTTGTCGCCACAAAGGCAATTATTAATTTATTTCTTCTGTTCAGTCCATACTTTTCAAGAAGAAGGTTTCTTTTAATCTTTATCTTTTTCTTTACTCTTTCTGGCAAAGGTAAAAAGTGTAAGTACCTTTTGTAAAATTCTTTATTTACATCCAAATCAAACTTTGAATATAACTTAGTCTGCGCGCCTTTTGTTTGAATTGAGTTTGAACTGATTCTATACTTTGCGCCTATAATATTTAAGTATGTAAGTTTTATACCACTCCCGGTAATTTTAAGCCACATTGGCCTGTCTTCCCACATAGGTAATGATTCATCAAAATGCCCAACTTGGTCATACACCTCCTTTTTTATCATGACTGTTGCAGCCCATATTTGGCAGCGTCTCAACAATAACTGAAATTGTTCTTGGGCTTCAATATTAGGTTTATTAATAGTATATGTACTCGTTGGTTTAGCAGGTAATCTCTGGCTTTCTTTGAATACATCCTTATAAATAGCAATGTCAGAATGTATAACTCTCGTATCTGAGTTTTGCATAATGTGATTGATGTATGCTTCTATGGTGTTAGGCAATAAGGCATCATCGCCAGCAATGGTCTTTATCCACTCACCTTTCGCTACTGCAATTCCCCGGTTAAAGTTAGGAGCTATACCACTATTCTTTGGAGACGTGACTAATTCTGTTCTTACAAACCTTGAACTGTTTTCCTTTAACCACTCTTTACATATTTTAACCGTGTCATCTGTAGAGCAATCATCCGAGATTATTAGTTCTATGTTCTCATATGTTTGTTCCTTTATGCTCTCCAGTGTTTCTATCACATATGCTGCTGAATTGTATGTCACTACAACAACAGAAACAAGTGTTTCACTTTCTATTATTTCCAAATTCGACATTTAAGTAGTAAGCTTTGTAAGAACCTTCTTTATGATCTGGATTAGGCCTAATCTCTTATTTAACTGGACCCATGAAAACAATACTGATACTAATATGAAGACAGTACCTATAGGGTATGCATATTTCTTTTCCAACAACTGCACAACTGTGAAGCACGCCAAGGCAAGTACAAATTGATAAACAAAAACTTTTATTAGGTCAATGCTGAGGGAGAGCGCATATAGATATTTGCACAGTATATACACTTGCAAAAAGTAGATTAAATATGAAAACAAAAATGAGACTCCGAGCCCTGTCAAACCAAATAAATTGTAGCCTACTATGTTCAGCCCAAGAATAAATGCATTTGCAACTATTTCATTCCAAAAAAACACTCTGCTTGCTCCCTTAGCTAATATCAGAAAGCCTATTGCCCAGCCTACTGCTTTAAAAAAGATTCCTAAAGCCGCCCAATGGATCATTCCAGTTATGGGACTGAACTTTTTAGAGTACAATAATATAATGGCCCATTCTATATAAACAAGAAATACCATTAAAATAGGTGCTAAAATAAGAAGTGCAATCTCCGCCTGCTGATTTATCTCCAGGTTGCTTTTATGTTTGTCATGTGCGACCGCAGCTAAGCGAGGATAATAATCTGTACCCATAGCGGTAAAAACCATACCTACGTAAGTACCTATTATAGCAAAACCTGCATTATACAATCCGACTTCCGCTAGCCCGCCCTTGTTGCTAATATAAATCCTAACAAAGTTTGATACACCGAGAGTAATTAGACCACTAAGACTGATAAGGAAACCCATCTTTAACATTTGCTTCCCCTTGCCTAGAACCTTTCCTGTACTAACTTCTACTGAGGGGATATCAACTTTTCTGGAGAAATACCAAGTAACTAATAATGCAGATAATGATGTTAGAATGATAGCGGGAACAATACCATCTTCACCAAGGAAATAATAGAAGGGTACAGAGACAACAAGTCCTGCTACAGCTCCAATTACACTTGATTTAGCCATATAATCCAGCTTTCGAGTACCCCGAAGAATCACTCCTTGGCCTGCAGAGACTTGAGTAAGAAGTAAAGTTACTGCTACAAAAAAGAAAGCATAAGTATACTCCCTATTGTCAAAAACAATCTTACTTAGCCATGGGGCTAGCGCTAAGGTAAGTACAAAGCCGAGTAAGCCTGTAAACCACACCAACCGACGAAACACAGCCACTGTAACTGCTAGCTCTCTTGAATTACCAGTAGAAAAGGCAGCAGAAACATTCTTTACTGCAGATGTACTAAGCCCAAAGTTGGTTATGGCTCCTATAAAACCAGTAGTAGTTGTTAATAATGATACAATACCCATACCAGAAGGCCCCAGCAGCACTGCTACAAGTTTTGTTCTTATTATAGTAATAATAATATTAAATACCTGAACCCCTCCATATATTGATGTAGCTTTAAATATCTTACGGTATGCTCCCTCCCTACCTCTTGCTATAACCTTACTCATTTTTCACATCAGTATATAAACTCTATTTGACTTTTTCTTACAAAATCTTAGCAAGTACTCTTCCTATTGTCACGTTGGCAGGAAATTCTCCACTACTACTGCACCACCAGCAGCAATAGTGATTTTGTTCATATATTTAGAACTTTTCAGAATTACTACATTGTTACCAATCCAAACGTTCTTATTTAGTGTTACTTTAGCTATTTGGCCAATTTTTCTCAATCTACAGGATGTCCTTTTGGGCTTCAAGATCCATGGTGGTCACCCCCTGCCCTATTAGGTATCTTCTCCTAATCCAACATATTCTGAAGCACTTATCTGTACAAACTCTATTTCTCAACACTGCTTATAGATAACATAAAATGTCATTGTAGTTATACACCTCCTTTAGGGCACCTATCTTCCAGTTACGAAGCTAAATTGATTTTTTTACTATAATATATAGATATTTTCATCTTCCTCAGAAAGAAATTACGCTTGGCAAATACTATTTGATAATCAGTTAATTTGATTTGTTAATCTTTCTAGGATACGATAAATTATATGGAGTATTTCGTTTTATGTATAAAACACTTAGTGAAAAAACTGCTTGATTATAGTCCTTATCAGCTTTACATCCTCCTGTTTCATTCCTGGCCAGATAGGTAGGCTTAAAGAAGTTTCTGCTAAATCTTCCGCAATTGGAAAATCACCTTTTTTATATCCTAATTTAGCATAAGCTTTTTGCAAATGTGGTGGAATAGGGTAATGAATAAGTGTTCCAATACCTTTATCGTTCAGAAACTTTTGCAAGTTAGCTCTCTCTTTGGTTCGAATTACATATAAATGACATACATGCGTCGCATCTGGATGAACGTATGGCAGTACTAGACCATCAATACCCTCAAGCTCTTCATTATACCATTCAGCTATTTGCTGACGCTGAGCAGTCCACTCCTTTAGGTACTCTAATTTAACGTTCAAAAAAGCGGCCTGCAACTCGTCCAATCGCATGTTATGGCCTATAATTTCGTTGCTGTACTTAATCTTTGACCCGTAGTTCCTGAGTATTCTAACTTGTTCAGCAACAGCAATATTATTTGTTGTAACAGCGCCTCCGTCTCCCAAGGCACCCAAGTTTTTGCCCGGGTAAAAGCTTGTACCATTTGCATGTCCCCAACTACCAGTAACTTTTCCCGCAAAAGTTGCTCCGTGAGCCTGAGCATTATCCTCCACAACAAAAAGTCCATGCTTCTGTGCAATGTTCATAATGGTGACCATATCGCAAGCCTGCCCATACAAATGAACAGGCATAATGGCCTTTGTTTTGCTGGTTATAGCCGCCTCAATGTTAGCCGGTTCTATATTGTAAGTGCTAGAATTAGGTTCAACAAACACCGGTGTTGCCCCCACATAAGATACAGCCAAAGCTGTCGCTATATAGGTATTAGAAGGAACAATCACTTCATCATCGGGACCAACACCTAGAGCTTTTAACGCTAAGTGCAAGGCATCAAGTCCGTTACTCACACCAACAGTACACTTTACTTCATTAAACCGAGAATATGCTTCCTCAAATTTAATCAGCTGCTGCCCCATCACATACCAATAGCTATCGTAAACCTCTTTAAATGCTTTTTGCATTTCAGTTTTGATAGCCGAATGCATCGGTTCAAAATTTAAAAATGGGATATTCATAATTGTTCAATATTATTATTAACTACATGCCATTTAGAACTATCACTGCCTATATAGTAGCTCCCATCATGCCTCATTTTAGTACCATCTTCATTAAGCCATCCTATAACTTTTGCAGGTACTCCAACAACCAAAGCTCTAGGAGGAACATTTTTTGTTACAACACTACCAGCTCCAACCATAGCATACTCCCCTACAATTATTCCTCCCATTATTGTTGCATTTGCCCCTATTGAAGCTCCTTTACAAACTTTAGCGCCAATATGTTTCTCAGGGTAATGTTTTGACCGGGGGAATGGGTTATTAACAAAAGTAACACAGGGTCCAATAAAAGCGTCAGACTCTATTATCACTCCATCCCAAAGGTAAACTCCACTTTTTATAGTCACATTGTCTCCTATAACGACTCTATTTTCAACAAATGTGTGGCAATTAATATTACAGTTTGCACCTATAACGGCCCCTTCTAGAACAACTGCAAACTGCCAAATTTTTGTCCCTTCCCCTATTTGGGTTGATTGGACATCAGAAAGTGGGTGTATCATGCCATTACATATCTATAATCTCTAACTTAGAGAAATTTAATTATCCTCCTGCCTATACTCAACATACTCATTATACTCTCTTATATAGTCCTGCTCATCATATGCATGAGAAGCTAAGACCAGGCAAATAGCGCCAGCCGAAAAATTTACTTCTGACGCCCATATACCTGGAGGGATATGCAAACCGTAATTTGGTCTGTTAAGTAAAATTTGCCTTTTTGAGTTTCCATCATCTAAAAGCACTTCATAAGCACCACTCGCAGCGATCAGGAACTGATGACAAGCTTTGTGAGCATGCGCCCCTCTTGACTCTCCACCAGGAATATCATATAAATAAAAGACCCTATTTACTTCGAAAGGCACTTCTACTTCATTATTGATAGCAGTAATATGGCCGTTTCTATCCCCTACTTGTGGTAAATAAATTAAATTACAGTCAAACACCGTGAGCTTATTCATGTGTATGTCTATTTTTCAGTTCTTCAAAATCCCTTATGTAGTCGTCACCGTCATACATTCGACTTGACATGTGTAGACTTAGAGCATTGGTTGAGAAGTTTTCCATATGCCTCCATGTCCTAGCAGGAACATATAACCCATAATAGCTTCTGTTTAAGAAGAACTTTTCACTGTACCCATCGGGGTTTGTAATTATGACATCGAAACTGCCACTTAAAGCCACAATCACCTCCTCCTGTTCTTTATAGGCGTGGCCCCCTCTTTGCTCGCCTCCTGGCACGTCATATGTCCAGAATACTCTTTTAATACTAAAGGGGATTTGCTGTGGGTTTTGCAGGAAAGTAAGATTGCCGCGTGGGTCTAATATTTTAGGGAGTTCTATTATATATGCTTTCATACTAAGGAGAATAGTCTATTAAAAATGAAAAAGAAATAACATGTACTTCCCTCACCATATTTTAATGCTGGCTTTAAAAAGCTAACAATTTAAGCTATTTCTTCAGCTCAAGCAGGTACTCGCCGTAGCCACTCTTTCTCAGGGGCTGGGCAATCTCCCGAAGCTGCTCGTCTGAGATAAAGCCCATGCGCCAGGCAACCTCCTCAATGCATCCGATTTTCAGGCCCTGCCGCTCCTCCACCACCTGCACGAAGGTGGCCGCCTGCATTAGAGATTTAATCGTGCCCGTGTCCAGCCAGGCGGTGCCACGATTGAGCACGCCCACTTGCAGCTTGCCTCTCTTGAGGTACTCGCGATTGACGTCTGTGATCTCGTACTCGCCCCGCGCGCTCGGCTCCAGGCCTTTAGCAATCTCCACCACCTCATTATCATAGAAGTATAGCCCGGGCACAGCGTAGCTGCTCTTGGGCTGCTTGGGCTTCTCCTCAATTGAGACGGCACGCAT is a genomic window containing:
- a CDS encoding sugar 3,4-ketoisomerase, coding for MNKLTVFDCNLIYLPQVGDRNGHITAINNEVEVPFEVNRVFYLYDIPGGESRGAHAHKACHQFLIAASGAYEVLLDDGNSKRQILLNRPNYGLHIPPGIWASEVNFSAGAICLVLASHAYDEQDYIREYNEYVEYRQEDN
- a CDS encoding glycosyltransferase family 4 protein; translated protein: MNILFVTWNGPEVTYIEGLFLPIFEGIASKAGHKFHIIQYTWGDKDKIEQTKKLCESKGVKFTSVGITRKPAALGVLKAIFLNSRVVKEYIIKNGIDVVMPRATTSAAICLRAIKNLKQVKFLYDADGLPQDERVDFGGWDAESLKYRIYRDIEFLALRKSDAVLTRSYAAKEILASRAGAGFKKNLIHVITNGKKLEEEPQFRTSVLQNKKFAGPKLIYAGSMGPQYCLHEMLLIFKLVLKEHPGAGLTILTGNVKYALDLISQLPEIKNKIEVFNVKAQEVPGYLQAADFGLALRVPSFSMLAVAPIKLSEYLLSGLPVIATKSIGDTERYLNNSAAAFMMEDMSEQSLKSAAQWLCKTYQNNLVNMKAEARSIGKKYFDLARTVAQYNKAIDSL
- a CDS encoding acyltransferase; translation: MIHPLSDVQSTQIGEGTKIWQFAVVLEGAVIGANCNINCHTFVENRVVIGDNVTIKSGVYLWDGVIIESDAFIGPCVTFVNNPFPRSKHYPEKHIGAKVCKGASIGANATIMGGIIVGEYAMVGAGSVVTKNVPPRALVVGVPAKVIGWLNEDGTKMRHDGSYYIGSDSSKWHVVNNNIEQL
- a CDS encoding O-antigen translocase; the encoded protein is MSKVIARGREGAYRKIFKATSIYGGVQVFNIIITIIRTKLVAVLLGPSGMGIVSLLTTTTGFIGAITNFGLSTSAVKNVSAAFSTGNSRELAVTVAVFRRLVWFTGLLGFVLTLALAPWLSKIVFDNREYTYAFFFVAVTLLLTQVSAGQGVILRGTRKLDYMAKSSVIGAVAGLVVSVPFYYFLGEDGIVPAIILTSLSALLVTWYFSRKVDIPSVEVSTGKVLGKGKQMLKMGFLISLSGLITLGVSNFVRIYISNKGGLAEVGLYNAGFAIIGTYVGMVFTAMGTDYYPRLAAVAHDKHKSNLEINQQAEIALLILAPILMVFLVYIEWAIILLYSKKFSPITGMIHWAALGIFFKAVGWAIGFLILAKGASRVFFWNEIVANAFILGLNIVGYNLFGLTGLGVSFLFSYLIYFLQVYILCKYLYALSLSIDLIKVFVYQFVLALACFTVVQLLEKKYAYPIGTVFILVSVLFSWVQLNKRLGLIQIIKKVLTKLTT
- a CDS encoding glycosyltransferase; the protein is MKIIRVTTSLDFGGIEKVFELHAKYYDKTHELMFVSLCNGGYTQKAIAEYGYSSIALGLKKATIPSFEAIKLLVRLFKEEKPDVVHAAGAEANFHATIAARLTGVKKIICEEIGIPNHSLKARLVFRTVYKFANAVIAISKAVEDYLLSSGEVPRKKLWMIYNPIEDSNGKQEYGTAADKLRFITVARLEPVKNISILVKAFSRIVAKYPDAELFILGNGSLKEELQDLCNALGLSSYVHFHGYISDPTPYLTGSRFFVLPSLYEGFGLACVEAIQCNVLTISTNSGGIPEFITDKKEGFLFDPRNRDELVAKMEQAIQLSDLEYNNITQRAKTKVKSMFSPNAYIHELNQLYIS
- a CDS encoding glycosyltransferase family 2 protein, which produces MSNLEIIESETLVSVVVVTYNSAAYVIETLESIKEQTYENIELIISDDCSTDDTVKICKEWLKENSSRFVRTELVTSPKNSGIAPNFNRGIAVAKGEWIKTIAGDDALLPNTIEAYINHIMQNSDTRVIHSDIAIYKDVFKESQRLPAKPTSTYTINKPNIEAQEQFQLLLRRCQIWAATVMIKKEVYDQVGHFDESLPMWEDRPMWLKITGSGIKLTYLNIIGAKYRISSNSIQTKGAQTKLYSKFDLDVNKEFYKRYLHFLPLPERVKKKIKIKRNLLLEKYGLNRRNKLIIAFVATTNLLLNTLIKDKG
- a CDS encoding glycosyltransferase, with the translated sequence MEKIKILHCIETIGSGGVERRRLSIIKGLDSSIFDHKIICTKAINNLPKEFRELGVEIIEIGQFKYPLQPGKLKAALGIIKKYQPDIIHGAIFEGISMATIAGTIGKVPVRIAEETSFPKNRSKKATYLLKTLLKFADYVVAVSPNVYNYLNTQAGVPDGKLKLINNGISDVRRSSDYEIANLKSHLGISSTDIVIGSVGRVYDSIKRFSDILKAVKILDRKDIKVLIVGEGPDTSSLINLAKELGLEEQLIMVGFQPETALFYSLMDIFTIVSGAEGFGLVAVEAMLHSLPVIATRVGGLEFVVEDNSSGILIDPCSPQQLSAALSSLISNPSLANKFGLSGRERALKEFSAERYVEEVERLYIESLKSKKIAR
- a CDS encoding sugar 3,4-ketoisomerase; protein product: MKAYIIELPKILDPRGNLTFLQNPQQIPFSIKRVFWTYDVPGGEQRGGHAYKEQEEVIVALSGSFDVIITNPDGYSEKFFLNRSYYGLYVPARTWRHMENFSTNALSLHMSSRMYDGDDYIRDFEELKNRHTHE
- a CDS encoding glycosyltransferase, whose amino-acid sequence is MNILIITEHFPPSNKVSSFRSESWYRYFPEFGIEPVILTLNEKSVGKNIYSVHVNKRKSNQLSKFKVITDGLNDYLFFSKSPYYTVYKKGLEVCAHCRIDYIIASGGPFELFKVAQALSKRTGIPWMADYRDGWSTNVTYKKAGLSKRLLSRFYSVFERPIVQSAALITTASPSYRTDLLRLFPEREIAVVYNGFIEEDFKTIKRSTPKDKMVITYLGTLYNYQKLEIFLNGVRVYLEKHSDVQLEINFFGLNKSELPRLDLFKSSFPGVIKVHPQTARLEVLQAAANSSLLLLLLSKDTIAIPAKTFDYIALRVPILVVENDEDVVYDILKDIPYVSFADQSEEVLKVLENKDTISKSNKGDNIIPETLKWSRRAQARKLVNLLYSHKG
- a CDS encoding DegT/DnrJ/EryC1/StrS family aminotransferase, giving the protein MNIPFLNFEPMHSAIKTEMQKAFKEVYDSYWYVMGQQLIKFEEAYSRFNEVKCTVGVSNGLDALHLALKALGVGPDDEVIVPSNTYIATALAVSYVGATPVFVEPNSSTYNIEPANIEAAITSKTKAIMPVHLYGQACDMVTIMNIAQKHGLFVVEDNAQAHGATFAGKVTGSWGHANGTSFYPGKNLGALGDGGAVTTNNIAVAEQVRILRNYGSKIKYSNEIIGHNMRLDELQAAFLNVKLEYLKEWTAQRQQIAEWYNEELEGIDGLVLPYVHPDATHVCHLYVIRTKERANLQKFLNDKGIGTLIHYPIPPHLQKAYAKLGYKKGDFPIAEDLAETSLSLPIWPGMKQEDVKLIRTIIKQFFH